One window from the genome of Crateriforma spongiae encodes:
- a CDS encoding glycoside hydrolase family protein, with translation MTVIKPVVSTLILCCIASIGITSFVHAESPQSDDPAQMNLHAMLGPVPASAKFIDEGYYIWGGSMVRDADGKCHLLYSRWPRDLKHGAWVTHSEIAHAVADHPLGPYRHVDVALPERGAEYWDGLCTHNPTVHEFDGKYYLYYMGNTGDRKPTERLNWTHRNNQRIGVAVADHPEGPWKRFDQPLIDITPDESAPDALMTSNPSILRRSDGTFVLIYKAVGLKRERPFGGPVVHLAATSDSPTGPFEKHMKPLFTVPGENFSAEDPFIWSQGETCLAIVNDHHGAFNGLNTDSLALFTSKNGLDWEVAANPLVTARELTWADGTHQKLNRLERPQLWMENGKPAVLFCAGEETDQQLHSFNVHIPLTSTDAK, from the coding sequence ATGACAGTCATCAAGCCCGTTGTTTCAACGCTGATCCTGTGCTGCATCGCTTCGATCGGCATCACGAGTTTCGTTCACGCTGAAAGCCCACAGTCCGATGATCCGGCCCAGATGAACCTTCACGCAATGTTGGGACCGGTTCCCGCATCGGCAAAGTTCATCGACGAAGGCTATTACATTTGGGGTGGCAGTATGGTGCGTGACGCCGACGGAAAATGCCACCTGTTGTACAGCCGCTGGCCGCGTGATTTGAAACACGGTGCCTGGGTGACTCATTCGGAAATCGCACATGCCGTCGCCGATCATCCGTTGGGGCCGTACAGGCACGTGGACGTCGCGTTGCCCGAACGTGGTGCCGAATACTGGGACGGGCTTTGCACTCACAACCCCACGGTGCATGAGTTCGATGGAAAGTATTACCTGTACTACATGGGCAATACGGGCGATCGGAAACCAACCGAGCGTTTGAATTGGACGCATCGTAACAACCAACGGATCGGCGTCGCCGTTGCCGATCATCCGGAAGGTCCGTGGAAGCGTTTTGATCAACCGCTGATCGACATCACGCCTGATGAATCGGCCCCGGACGCGTTGATGACCAGCAACCCGTCGATCCTTCGGCGGTCCGATGGAACGTTCGTGTTGATCTACAAAGCGGTGGGTCTGAAACGCGAGCGGCCTTTCGGAGGTCCCGTTGTTCACTTGGCGGCGACCAGCGATTCGCCGACCGGTCCGTTTGAAAAGCACATGAAACCGCTGTTCACGGTCCCGGGCGAAAACTTCTCCGCCGAAGATCCCTTCATCTGGTCGCAGGGCGAAACCTGTTTGGCGATCGTCAACGACCACCACGGCGCATTCAACGGCTTGAACACCGATTCACTGGCACTGTTCACATCCAAAAACGGACTGGATTGGGAAGTCGCCGCCAACCCGCTGGTCACCGCCCGCGAACTGACGTGGGCCGACGGGACTCATCAAAAGCTGAACCGTTTGGAACGTCCGCAACTATGGATGGAAAACGGAAAGCCCGCC
- a CDS encoding glycoside hydrolase family 2 TIM barrel-domain containing protein: MSRPIDLSRFNMVRICFVVAWILSTPLAFAQQPSGEGEQVVSLGGEWKFKTFFGEGSDPRRIQAGPDDMVIDNANNDRVEVIGKWGRKTEGDRDTKHWGDDYRTRFYTDEDFIPGKSLPAVRFDTTPPTAGLFEHFVYYPFGHHLTTRVRIAHADGTDTQHISQRVRCGQWVSLGVYRLHPGGDHFLEMSAITPGGVAADAVMLRPVSDAQWMASRADTRNAPSPELDDSEWDAIPVPGHWGMRNKYSNYNGKGWYRRSFTLPETWQRDESRRIRLRFEAVYHVARVFLNGRYIGRHQGGLTPFEFDVTDQLNFDGTNVLAVQADNDFLVGATWNWGGIIRDVSLVQTSDVRVSYQYVHAEPDLDAGTAAIQTRVRATNDSTRQRTVDLRTDFYDGDRLLGSAAATVTVPAMNDREVSIDFDLKPADVHLWHFDRPHLYRAKTTLREKGSPQHSRSDRFGIRKVQIKPEGLWLNGEKVRLAGYNRVSDHRYWGSSEPEHVLQHDVRLMKNANANFMRIMHGTQNKRLIELCDENGILLFEEVNVRELTNPEFTPPDYPLTRQWLREMIERDVNHPSIIGWSVGNELSNHYTYVAKMIDYVRRELDPHRLVSCVSNTGYRDHETPETDPLGESDVMLQNCYMQRPTTMIEALHRKWPNKPIFFSEFGLGKFTEASLDGFLPELDQWNACIRGNFPFVIGASLWTYNDYRSGYAQTLEDENRAWGLVNVWRQKRRLFTQCQAENSPVLDIQIDAIDPNRNRASVTIPIRGRDDYPCFTMRDYDLVWQFRDSDGNTLLTESIDLPTLQPGDAPWTGTIQWQTIPVDAFDLVARLVTPNGFTRYETVQRFAVPPKPTGAKAIAIDDSIRVFFDRPASADEWFVRCIGPDGTTTDSKRTIDPYVDLSGLTSGVDYQVRVIASNTKGDSETSQPIDVTTDGTILPPVIWHAFVHDGRLVVGYSAQPDDATYVVQYGEDASNLSGELQTDLRGMLSVDVDGAKSVSLRMKRIASGKESGWSNIVTATEDVFAE, translated from the coding sequence ATGTCCCGCCCCATTGATCTGTCGCGCTTCAACATGGTTCGAATCTGTTTCGTTGTTGCTTGGATTCTTTCGACTCCGCTGGCTTTTGCCCAACAGCCATCCGGCGAAGGCGAACAAGTCGTCTCGCTTGGCGGCGAGTGGAAATTCAAAACGTTCTTCGGCGAAGGTTCTGATCCGCGTCGCATTCAGGCCGGTCCCGATGACATGGTGATCGACAATGCCAACAACGATCGCGTCGAGGTCATTGGAAAGTGGGGCCGCAAAACCGAAGGCGATCGTGACACGAAACATTGGGGCGATGACTATCGGACACGGTTCTATACCGACGAAGACTTCATTCCCGGAAAATCATTGCCGGCCGTACGATTCGACACCACGCCACCAACGGCCGGGCTGTTCGAACACTTCGTCTACTATCCCTTTGGTCATCACTTGACCACGCGAGTGCGGATTGCTCACGCCGACGGAACCGACACACAACACATCAGCCAGCGTGTTCGATGCGGACAATGGGTCAGCCTGGGCGTCTATCGATTGCATCCCGGCGGCGATCATTTCCTTGAAATGTCCGCCATCACGCCCGGTGGTGTTGCCGCTGACGCAGTGATGTTGCGTCCCGTTTCCGATGCACAGTGGATGGCGTCACGTGCCGATACCCGCAACGCACCGTCGCCCGAATTGGATGATTCCGAATGGGATGCGATCCCGGTGCCGGGTCACTGGGGGATGCGGAACAAGTACAGCAATTACAACGGAAAAGGTTGGTATCGACGATCGTTCACCTTGCCCGAAACATGGCAAAGAGATGAGAGTCGACGCATCCGCTTGCGTTTCGAAGCCGTCTATCACGTGGCTCGCGTCTTCTTGAACGGTCGCTACATTGGACGTCATCAAGGTGGGCTGACCCCGTTCGAGTTTGATGTCACGGACCAATTGAATTTCGACGGCACAAATGTGCTTGCGGTCCAGGCCGACAATGACTTCTTGGTCGGTGCCACCTGGAATTGGGGCGGCATCATCCGCGACGTGTCGTTGGTTCAGACCAGCGACGTCCGTGTGTCTTACCAGTACGTTCATGCGGAACCCGATTTGGACGCTGGGACTGCGGCAATCCAAACAAGAGTCCGCGCGACCAACGACAGCACGCGACAACGCACCGTCGATTTGCGAACGGATTTCTACGACGGTGATCGGTTGCTGGGTTCCGCCGCGGCCACCGTCACGGTGCCAGCGATGAACGATCGTGAAGTTTCGATCGACTTCGACTTAAAGCCCGCCGACGTGCACCTTTGGCATTTCGACCGCCCTCACCTGTATCGCGCCAAAACAACGCTTCGCGAAAAAGGTTCGCCACAACATTCACGCAGCGATCGATTTGGCATTCGTAAAGTTCAGATCAAACCCGAGGGCTTGTGGCTGAACGGCGAAAAGGTCCGCTTGGCGGGATACAACCGCGTCAGCGACCATCGTTACTGGGGCAGTTCAGAACCCGAGCATGTGCTGCAACACGACGTTCGGCTGATGAAGAACGCCAACGCGAACTTCATGCGGATCATGCACGGCACACAAAACAAGCGGCTGATCGAACTGTGCGATGAAAACGGCATCCTGTTGTTCGAAGAGGTCAACGTTCGCGAACTAACCAATCCGGAATTCACACCGCCCGATTATCCGCTGACGCGTCAATGGTTGCGGGAGATGATCGAGCGTGACGTGAACCATCCGTCCATCATCGGATGGAGCGTCGGCAATGAACTGAGCAACCACTACACGTACGTCGCCAAGATGATCGACTACGTGCGACGCGAACTGGACCCGCACCGCTTGGTCAGTTGTGTCAGCAACACGGGCTATCGCGATCACGAAACCCCGGAAACCGATCCGCTTGGCGAATCCGATGTGATGCTGCAGAACTGTTACATGCAGCGGCCGACGACGATGATCGAAGCCCTGCATCGGAAATGGCCGAACAAGCCGATCTTCTTTTCCGAATTTGGCTTGGGCAAATTCACCGAAGCCAGCTTGGACGGTTTTCTGCCCGAACTGGATCAGTGGAACGCGTGCATCCGCGGCAATTTTCCATTTGTCATCGGTGCATCACTGTGGACCTACAACGATTACCGCAGCGGGTATGCACAAACCCTGGAAGACGAAAATCGTGCGTGGGGCTTGGTCAATGTTTGGCGACAGAAACGACGACTGTTCACGCAGTGCCAAGCGGAAAACAGCCCCGTTCTGGACATTCAAATCGACGCAATCGATCCCAATCGAAACCGTGCGTCGGTGACGATTCCGATTCGCGGTCGCGATGACTATCCCTGTTTCACCATGCGAGACTATGACCTGGTGTGGCAGTTTCGCGATTCCGATGGCAACACGCTGCTGACCGAGTCGATCGATTTGCCAACGCTACAGCCCGGAGATGCACCGTGGACGGGAACCATCCAGTGGCAAACCATCCCGGTCGACGCGTTTGACTTGGTCGCTCGCTTGGTGACACCCAACGGATTCACACGCTACGAAACGGTCCAGCGGTTTGCCGTACCGCCCAAGCCGACCGGGGCAAAGGCGATCGCAATCGATGATTCCATTCGCGTTTTCTTTGACCGGCCCGCGTCAGCCGACGAGTGGTTTGTTCGCTGCATTGGTCCCGACGGAACGACCACCGACAGCAAACGGACAATCGATCCCTACGTCGATCTGAGCGGACTGACAAGCGGCGTCGACTATCAAGTCCGTGTGATTGCGTCCAACACGAAAGGCGACAGTGAGACGTCGCAACCGATCGATGTGACCACCGACGGCACAATCTTGCCGCCAGTCATCTGGCACGCTTTCGTTCATGACGGGCGGCTGGTCGTTGGATACTCCGCCCAGCCGGATGATGCGACCTATGTCGTTCAGTACGGGGAAGACGCATCGAATCTGTCCGGTGAACTGCAAACCGATCTGCGAGGCATGTTGTCAGTCGATGTCGACGGTGCCAAGTCAGTTTCGCTTCGCATGAAACGAATCGCATCGGGCAAAGAAAGCGGGTGGTCGAACATCGTGACCGCCACCGAAGACGTCTTTGCCGAATGA
- a CDS encoding FAD-dependent oxidoreductase — MITDGPVAETRSPLVKQIQTDLVVVGGGLAGVCAAITAARAGIQVVLIQDRPVLGGNASSEVRLWALGATSHMGNNNRWAREGGVIDEIFVENTYRNRDGNPLILDTILLEKVVEEPNITLLLNTAAFDVTKSDPDTIQSVRAFCSQNSTMYEVSSRLFCDASGDGIVGFMSGAAFRMGAETKEEFGEQFAPDESYGQLLGHSIYFYTKDTGRPVRFVPPSFAIKDITAIPRWRNFAVGQDGCRLWWIEYGGRLDTVHETETIKWELWKIVYGVWDYMKNSGKFPEAETLTLEWVGQIPGKRESRRFEGDTMMIQQDVIEQRRCDDAVSFGGWAVDLHPSDGVYSDLPGCNQWHSKGVYPIPFRAMYSRNIRNLFLAGRIISASHLAFGSTRVMATCAHNAQAVGMAAAICHRDNLVPRDLLDGDRMRGLQKELLRTGQHIPHVQIDDEDDLATKATVSASSELQLQSLPAGDDSIPMESPIGMLLPIVPGKLPRFQFHVDAKTATKIHFELRGCTREDSFTPDEVLASRILPVDAGRQSVEVDFDITIASQRYLFVCLMANPNVAVSLSDRRMTGVLSVHHTLERKVSNSAVQDPPDDIGVERFEFWLPQRRPAGKNLAMQITPPLSGFGPGNVITGPERPTSGINAWVASPDDSSPSLNLTWDHPVTIRRVVVALDTDLDHPMETVLMGHPESRMPFCAANIRVMDDSGRCLAERYDNHQTRCELTFPATQTRGLKIEVSGTDNGIPVSVFRVRVFE; from the coding sequence ATGATTACCGATGGCCCCGTCGCCGAAACCAGATCGCCTCTGGTTAAGCAAATTCAAACTGACCTTGTCGTTGTCGGCGGCGGATTGGCCGGTGTGTGCGCCGCCATCACCGCGGCACGCGCCGGTATCCAAGTGGTCTTGATCCAGGACCGACCGGTGCTGGGCGGCAACGCATCAAGCGAAGTCCGCTTGTGGGCGTTGGGCGCGACGTCGCACATGGGCAACAACAACCGCTGGGCCCGCGAAGGCGGTGTGATCGACGAGATCTTTGTCGAAAACACGTATCGCAACAGGGACGGAAACCCGTTGATCTTGGACACGATTCTGTTGGAAAAGGTCGTCGAAGAACCCAACATCACGTTGCTGTTGAACACGGCCGCGTTCGATGTCACCAAGAGCGATCCCGACACGATTCAGTCAGTGCGAGCGTTCTGTAGCCAAAACAGCACGATGTACGAAGTGTCGTCGCGGTTGTTCTGTGACGCGTCGGGTGACGGCATCGTCGGATTCATGTCGGGTGCCGCGTTCCGCATGGGAGCGGAAACGAAAGAAGAGTTTGGTGAACAGTTCGCGCCGGACGAAAGTTACGGCCAACTGCTGGGCCATTCGATTTACTTCTACACCAAAGACACAGGACGACCGGTTCGATTCGTACCGCCCAGCTTTGCGATCAAAGACATCACGGCCATCCCGCGTTGGCGAAACTTTGCGGTCGGCCAAGACGGTTGTCGGCTGTGGTGGATCGAGTACGGCGGACGCCTGGATACCGTCCACGAAACCGAAACGATCAAATGGGAATTGTGGAAGATCGTTTACGGCGTCTGGGACTACATGAAGAACTCGGGCAAATTCCCCGAGGCCGAAACGTTGACGCTGGAATGGGTTGGACAGATCCCCGGCAAACGCGAAAGTCGTCGTTTCGAAGGCGACACGATGATGATCCAGCAAGACGTCATCGAACAACGACGATGTGACGACGCGGTCAGTTTTGGCGGCTGGGCCGTCGATCTGCACCCGTCCGATGGCGTCTACAGCGACCTGCCGGGCTGCAATCAGTGGCACAGCAAAGGCGTCTATCCGATTCCTTTCCGTGCGATGTACAGCCGCAACATTCGCAACTTGTTCCTGGCCGGCCGGATCATCAGTGCCAGCCACTTGGCTTTCGGATCGACTCGCGTCATGGCCACCTGTGCTCACAACGCCCAAGCCGTCGGTATGGCGGCGGCGATCTGCCATCGAGACAACTTGGTTCCCAGGGATTTGCTGGATGGCGATCGGATGCGGGGGCTGCAGAAGGAACTGCTGCGGACCGGTCAACACATTCCACACGTCCAGATTGACGATGAAGACGACTTGGCCACCAAGGCGACGGTGTCGGCCAGCAGTGAACTGCAATTGCAAAGTTTGCCCGCAGGCGACGACTCGATCCCAATGGAAAGTCCCATCGGGATGCTGTTGCCGATCGTGCCCGGCAAGCTTCCGCGATTCCAGTTCCATGTGGATGCGAAGACAGCCACCAAGATTCACTTTGAACTACGCGGCTGCACTCGTGAAGACTCCTTCACGCCCGACGAAGTCCTGGCAAGTCGCATCTTGCCGGTGGACGCTGGACGCCAATCGGTGGAAGTCGACTTTGACATCACGATCGCTTCGCAGCGTTATCTGTTTGTCTGCTTGATGGCCAATCCCAATGTCGCCGTGTCACTCAGCGATCGTCGGATGACCGGTGTGTTGTCGGTACACCACACGCTGGAACGCAAAGTCAGCAATTCGGCGGTCCAAGATCCGCCGGACGACATCGGCGTCGAACGCTTTGAATTTTGGCTGCCGCAGCGAAGGCCCGCCGGCAAGAATCTGGCCATGCAGATCACACCGCCGCTGTCCGGGTTCGGCCCCGGCAATGTCATCACCGGGCCCGAACGTCCCACGTCGGGCATCAACGCTTGGGTGGCATCGCCGGATGATTCATCGCCGAGTTTGAATTTGACCTGGGATCACCCGGTCACGATTCGGCGCGTTGTCGTTGCGCTGGACACCGATCTGGATCACCCGATGGAAACGGTGCTGATGGGACATCCCGAATCACGCATGCCGTTTTGTGCAGCGAACATTCGTGTGATGGATGACTCGGGGCGTTGCTTGGCCGAGCGTTACGACAACCACCAAACACGTTGCGAGCTGACGTTTCCCGCGACGCAAACCCGCGGGCTGAAGATCGAAGTCAGCGGAACCGACAACGGCATTCCCGTCAGCGTGTTTCGCGTCCGCGTGTTCGAGTGA
- a CDS encoding sodium:solute symporter family protein, with protein sequence MTLTDYLVLLTYLLGIFAVGVGLSAKVKNTGDLFSAGGQSPWWASGLSAFMTMFSAGTFVVWGGIAYRLGIVAVMINLCYGVAAVLVGYFVAGHWQRIGIRTPAEFIEKRYGVGPLHFYTWSMMIYRMVGVAVALYSLSVLLVALMPLAEGNPLRDPATGNLSITWAILVFGGIVVLYTMVGGLWAVLMTDVLQFIVLNLAVLFMIPLIVADAGGISSLIDRAPPGFFNPVSGDYTWFFLAGWVAIHFFMVGAEWAFVQRFLCVPSAGDAKKSAYLFGILYLVSPMLWLLPPLAYRVINPDADPEQAYVLSCQHVLPIGMLGLMIAAMFSATASMVSSQLNVFAGVLTEDIYKRVRPQSDQPHLLRVGRGMSFVLGAILIALAIAVPAMGGAEDVIVTITSLMVGPLLAPTIWGLFSRRISQTAVWCTAGVCFLAGAAVKFGWPEVFAAYGKYPDVVVGVILPVTVLTVVQMLSKGTSDGWSRVHQSSLVSLDANTDPQAVQKTFDPTPAFIVSGALMVCGLMMFALLFVNTQNLATIGWFASALIVLSAGIGYAAHRKSRTHLSRISTSS encoded by the coding sequence ATGACACTGACCGATTATCTGGTGCTGCTGACCTACCTGCTTGGCATCTTTGCCGTGGGGGTTGGGTTGAGCGCGAAGGTGAAGAACACCGGTGACCTGTTTTCCGCAGGCGGTCAATCGCCGTGGTGGGCGTCGGGGTTGAGCGCTTTCATGACGATGTTTTCCGCCGGGACGTTCGTCGTCTGGGGTGGCATCGCGTATCGGCTTGGGATCGTCGCGGTGATGATCAACCTTTGTTACGGCGTCGCCGCGGTGCTGGTCGGATACTTCGTCGCCGGTCACTGGCAGCGGATCGGGATTCGCACACCGGCGGAGTTTATCGAAAAACGTTACGGCGTCGGCCCGCTACATTTTTACACCTGGTCGATGATGATCTATCGCATGGTCGGTGTGGCGGTGGCGTTGTATTCGTTGTCGGTATTGTTGGTCGCGCTGATGCCGCTGGCCGAAGGCAACCCGCTGCGTGATCCGGCGACCGGCAACCTGTCGATCACTTGGGCGATCCTGGTGTTCGGTGGCATCGTCGTTCTGTACACGATGGTCGGTGGGTTGTGGGCCGTCCTGATGACCGACGTCTTACAGTTCATCGTGTTGAACTTGGCCGTGCTGTTCATGATCCCGCTGATCGTGGCGGACGCGGGCGGAATCAGCTCGCTGATCGATCGCGCACCGCCGGGATTTTTCAATCCTGTTTCGGGCGATTACACGTGGTTCTTCCTGGCCGGATGGGTGGCGATCCACTTCTTCATGGTCGGTGCCGAATGGGCGTTCGTGCAACGGTTCTTGTGCGTGCCGAGTGCGGGTGATGCGAAAAAGAGTGCATACCTGTTCGGCATTCTGTACTTGGTCAGCCCGATGTTGTGGCTGTTGCCGCCGCTGGCTTATCGCGTGATCAATCCCGATGCGGATCCCGAACAAGCGTACGTGTTGTCGTGCCAGCATGTTTTGCCGATCGGCATGTTGGGCTTGATGATCGCGGCCATGTTTTCGGCGACGGCCAGCATGGTCAGTTCGCAATTGAACGTCTTCGCCGGCGTATTGACCGAAGACATCTACAAACGTGTGCGTCCGCAATCCGATCAGCCGCACTTGTTGCGTGTCGGCCGCGGGATGAGCTTCGTTCTGGGAGCGATCCTGATTGCGTTGGCGATTGCCGTTCCCGCAATGGGCGGTGCCGAAGACGTGATCGTGACAATCACAAGTTTGATGGTCGGTCCGCTACTGGCGCCGACGATTTGGGGATTGTTCAGCCGACGCATTTCACAGACCGCCGTTTGGTGCACCGCAGGCGTTTGTTTCTTGGCCGGTGCGGCAGTGAAGTTCGGCTGGCCTGAAGTTTTTGCCGCCTATGGCAAGTACCCCGACGTGGTCGTGGGCGTGATCTTGCCCGTCACGGTTTTGACCGTCGTGCAGATGCTGTCCAAGGGCACGTCGGACGGTTGGTCACGAGTTCACCAATCGTCCCTCGTTTCTCTCGACGCAAACACCGACCCCCAAGCCGTTCAAAAGACGTTTGATCCCACACCCGCCTTCATCGTGTCGGGCGCGTTGATGGTCTGTGGCTTGATGATGTTCGCGTTGTTGTTCGTCAATACGCAGAACTTGGCGACGATCGGCTGGTTTGCCAGCGCACTGATCGTCTTGTCTGCCGGAATCGGTTACGCCGCCCATCGCAAATCTCGCACGCACCTTTCACGGATTTCCACATCATCATGA
- a CDS encoding AraC family transcriptional regulator, translated as MPKTKQEKQIAVLVDTATGWGRRMVRGIIRYAHQRSHWHLWIEARGQDETLHLPPGWSGDGILARVATTKLARELQAAKVPIVNVSSIQLGSVDLPRVTNDVVGSAELAVTHFVDRGLKHFGYCGPHRIAWVGLHCDTFVDSVQRSGNDCLVYRPKRGTGTSWEARRSDMSRWVRALPKPIGILTWANRIGRELIEVCRESGILVPEQVAVLAGDDDDLLCETCSPPLSGIQVDSEQIGYRAAEVLDRMIDGRKPPKRALRVPPLGIHARRSTEVLAIDQPDLALAVRFIRDHASEPITVADILQAVPMSRRELEREFQRVLARSPAAEIRRVHLERAKALLVDTDRTIPEIADRAGFGSPEYLSQVFRREFGITPLKYRMQIRGG; from the coding sequence ATGCCCAAGACGAAACAAGAGAAACAGATTGCCGTGCTGGTCGATACCGCGACGGGTTGGGGCCGACGCATGGTTCGGGGCATCATCCGGTACGCTCACCAGCGTTCACACTGGCATCTTTGGATCGAAGCCCGTGGCCAAGATGAAACGCTGCACCTGCCGCCCGGTTGGTCCGGCGACGGCATTCTGGCACGCGTCGCAACGACGAAACTGGCCAGAGAACTGCAAGCCGCCAAAGTGCCGATCGTCAACGTTTCATCCATCCAGCTGGGCAGCGTCGACTTGCCGCGGGTGACCAACGACGTGGTCGGATCCGCCGAATTGGCGGTGACCCATTTCGTCGATCGAGGCCTCAAGCACTTCGGTTACTGTGGCCCGCACCGGATAGCGTGGGTTGGTCTGCACTGCGACACGTTCGTCGACAGCGTGCAGCGATCGGGCAACGATTGTCTGGTTTATCGGCCCAAGCGTGGGACGGGTACCAGTTGGGAAGCCAGGCGATCCGACATGTCGCGGTGGGTCCGGGCATTGCCAAAACCCATCGGGATACTGACTTGGGCCAACCGCATCGGACGCGAATTGATTGAGGTGTGCCGAGAATCGGGGATCTTGGTGCCCGAACAAGTCGCCGTTCTGGCCGGTGACGACGATGACTTGCTTTGCGAAACGTGCAGCCCGCCGCTGTCGGGGATCCAGGTGGATTCGGAACAGATCGGTTATCGCGCCGCTGAGGTTCTGGATCGAATGATTGACGGTCGCAAGCCGCCCAAGCGTGCGTTGCGGGTCCCGCCGCTGGGCATCCACGCACGACGATCGACGGAAGTGTTGGCGATCGATCAACCCGACTTGGCGTTGGCCGTTCGCTTCATCCGCGATCACGCTTCCGAACCGATCACCGTTGCGGATATTTTGCAAGCGGTTCCGATGTCGCGGCGTGAATTGGAACGCGAGTTTCAACGCGTGCTTGCACGCTCGCCGGCCGCAGAGATTCGTCGCGTGCATCTGGAGCGGGCCAAGGCGTTGTTGGTCGATACAGACCGCACCATCCCCGAGATCGCCGATCGTGCCGGCTTCGGTTCACCCGAATACCTGTCCCAAGTCTTCCGACGCGAATTCGGCATCACGCCACTTAAATACCGAATGCAGATCCGCGGCGGCTAG
- a CDS encoding family 43 glycosylhydrolase produces the protein MTVKRTPVSGIGMQEGVCRRDPSDIIRVNERYYIWYSKGPIKSGYNATVWYATSSDGIDWTEQGQAIGKGEAGAWDYGSVFTPGILIAEDRYWLFYTGTSHPFQQGMPDSKIGLAVADSPDGPWQKLGNNPILRNSDNKDDFDSLLIDDSCAMIRNGKIFLYYKGRQFGKSPHETKMGLAVARSPQGPYQKHESNPVIQGNHAILNWPQGKGVAAMIGVTGPEDLRNSVQHSEDGVHFAKTHNVIDGPRAAGSYRPDAFTGSLKAERISWGIEIGKHQGNQLPYLERFELQWPDNEH, from the coding sequence GTGACCGTCAAACGAACCCCAGTTTCGGGTATCGGCATGCAGGAGGGCGTTTGTCGCCGCGACCCTAGCGACATCATCCGAGTGAATGAACGCTACTACATTTGGTACTCCAAAGGCCCGATCAAATCGGGCTATAACGCAACGGTCTGGTATGCGACCTCATCCGATGGAATCGATTGGACGGAGCAAGGACAAGCGATCGGCAAAGGAGAAGCGGGAGCCTGGGACTATGGCAGTGTGTTCACACCTGGAATCCTAATCGCCGAAGATCGCTATTGGCTGTTCTACACGGGCACCTCGCATCCGTTTCAGCAAGGAATGCCCGATTCGAAAATTGGCTTGGCCGTTGCCGATTCGCCCGATGGACCTTGGCAGAAACTGGGCAACAATCCGATTCTACGCAACAGCGATAATAAAGACGACTTTGACAGCCTGTTGATTGACGATTCCTGCGCGATGATCCGAAACGGAAAAATCTTCCTCTATTACAAGGGTCGCCAATTCGGGAAATCACCTCACGAGACAAAAATGGGATTGGCAGTCGCTCGGTCGCCTCAAGGTCCCTACCAGAAGCATGAGTCGAATCCGGTCATTCAAGGTAATCATGCAATTCTAAACTGGCCGCAAGGCAAGGGTGTTGCGGCGATGATTGGTGTGACGGGTCCCGAAGATCTGAGAAACTCGGTTCAGCATTCCGAAGACGGAGTCCATTTCGCCAAAACTCACAACGTCATCGATGGTCCTCGTGCCGCAGGCTCGTATCGTCCCGATGCATTCACTGGCAGCCTGAAGGCCGAGAGAATCAGCTGGGGAATCGAAATTGGAAAACACCAGGGCAATCAATTGCCTTATCTGGAACGTTTTGAATTGCAGTGGCCCGACAACGAACATTGA